The following is a genomic window from Geoalkalibacter halelectricus.
AGCATGACGAAATATCTTTGTATCCGCCACGGGTCTGGTTGACTTTCAGCGTCGGGTTGGCTACTTTTAACCACATAGGGTGAGTATCCACATGGGGAGAAGCAATGCTCAATCTCAGTAAAAAAATCCTGGTCGCCATCGATGGTTCGCCGCAATCCGACAAAGCCGCCGAGGAGGCGGTGCGCCTGGCCCTGGCCTCCGGCACCCGATTTCGCAGCAAGATTTACGCCATCCTTGTTCTCCCCAGCACCCGTACCCCCTCCTTCACCGATTTCATGCCCTCTCCCCCTCCCACCGAGCGCCCCGGTTGGGAAGAGCAGCGTAAACGAATTTTTTATGTGGTGGAAAAAGTCACCGCCGAGACCGGCGTACCCATCGAGCATGTGGTCGTTTACGGTGATGCGGCGGAGGAGATCCTGGCATTTGCCGAACAGGAGGAGATAGCGGTGATCGTCATCGGCTCCTCGGGCGCCGGACGCGTCAAGCGCGCCTTCCTCGGCAGTGTTTCCACCAAGGTCGCCCTGCACGCGCGCTGCTCGGTTTATATCGTGCGCTAGGAGGCTGTCGGACTATCCGGGCCGCAGCGAAAATTTGGATGTTTCAGTCCGGATTTTGGCTCCTTTGAGGGTGCATAGCCGTAGCTACGTGCCGAAAAGGAGCCGGAATCCGGGCCAAACAGCCGGATTTGCAGCCGGCTCATGGATAGTCCGACAGCCTCCTAGACCTCAAGCGCGACGAGGCGGGCCGGCGCGCGTCGCGTCAGACGCCCAAGGGTTCCCGATCGGCCCTTTCCTCCGGATAATATCCTTCCTCCTCCCGTTCCGGGCTGTCTGGCGCGTGCAAGGGCACCCGGTGGCGGGTCTCCTGGCACAGATAGAAAAAGATTTCCGCCAGGCTCTCGCGGATCAGTTCCTCTTCTTCCGGAAATTCCCGTGGTGAAAGTTCGAGCACCAGTGCCTCGTTGTAATCGGTTTCGCGCAGGTGGTTGAGAAAACGCGTCAGGGGCAGGATGCCGTGCCCCGGCAGCAGGTGTTCGCGACCGTAGCCGTAGTCGGAGAAATGGATGTTGCGCATTCGGCCGGAATCGTAGAACAGGTGAAAATCATGCAGGAAGTTGGCCTTGGAGGTGCCCATGTGGGCGGTGTCGAAGGTCAGGAACAGGTTGTGGCTCTTGAGAAAGTCGATCATTTTGCGGGTTTGGCCGAGAAAGTAGGGGTTGGTCTTGAAGGCGCCGGTGCAGGGCATGTTTTCCATGGTGATGATCACCTGGCCGTGCCCGATCTGTGCCTGGAAGTCATCGATGGTTTTAAGCCAGCGCCAGAAGCGCAACTCAAAGGCCATCCAGGATGGGGGGTGGAAGTTGATCAGGGGAATTCCGCATTCCAGGGCGAGGTTGGCGGTGCGGGTAAGCTGGTTGGCTTTGTTGCCCCAGCCGTCAAGTTCGAAAAACGGCGCGTGCAGCGAGGCGACGGGCAGGATCTGCTGCAGGTCGCGCAGGTAGGCAAGGTTATCCTGATACTGGAAGTCATAGTTGATAATGACTTCCACGCCGTCAAAGCCGGTATCCCTGGCCAATTCAAAAATCTTTTCCAGGGGCAGAGTGTGAAGGCTGCCTGCGGAGAGGATCAGCTTCATCCAAGATTCCTGTTTTCTTAAAACGCCATTTTAAATTCGCGCATTTTTAGCAGAACCCAGCGCCGCTGTCAATGTTCACCGCGGGCGGGTCGTGCCGCGGCATCCTTGGGCATCAGGGAGTATGGACCTTTTCCACCAGAAACCGGCGGATGCGCTCCGGTGGCGGCGGAGTCAGCAGGGAAACCCCGATCATCACGCCGAAAACCAGCGGGACCCCGAAAAACGCCGAGGAGGTGGGATGCAGGATGCCCTCCAGGGCGGGGATCAGCTGCGGCAGAAAAAAGGCCGAGAAGGTCACCATGATTCCGGTGAGCATCCCGGCGATGGCGCCGTATTTATTGGTGCGGTCCCACCAGATGCCGAGCACGAACACGGGGAACAGGGTGTTGCCGGCCAAGGCGAAGGCAACCGCGGTGATC
Proteins encoded in this region:
- a CDS encoding universal stress protein, whose protein sequence is MLNLSKKILVAIDGSPQSDKAAEEAVRLALASGTRFRSKIYAILVLPSTRTPSFTDFMPSPPPTERPGWEEQRKRIFYVVEKVTAETGVPIEHVVVYGDAAEEILAFAEQEEIAVIVIGSSGAGRVKRAFLGSVSTKVALHARCSVYIVR
- a CDS encoding sugar phosphate isomerase/epimerase family protein, whose amino-acid sequence is MKLILSAGSLHTLPLEKIFELARDTGFDGVEVIINYDFQYQDNLAYLRDLQQILPVASLHAPFFELDGWGNKANQLTRTANLALECGIPLINFHPPSWMAFELRFWRWLKTIDDFQAQIGHGQVIITMENMPCTGAFKTNPYFLGQTRKMIDFLKSHNLFLTFDTAHMGTSKANFLHDFHLFYDSGRMRNIHFSDYGYGREHLLPGHGILPLTRFLNHLRETDYNEALVLELSPREFPEEEELIRESLAEIFFYLCQETRHRVPLHAPDSPEREEEGYYPEERADREPLGV